A genomic segment from Bosea sp. OAE506 encodes:
- a CDS encoding MaoC family dehydratase, with amino-acid sequence MPELKRHKRGGIYFEDFEVGAVIEHGLTRTVTQMDNMLFSNMTLNPQPLHIDAHFCATETEWGQPLMNSLFTLGLMIGISVNDTTVGTTIGNLGMTDVTFPAPLFEGDTINVTTEIVAKRESRSRPDAGIVEFHHRAYKQDGTLVAQCRRQAFMRRHPAPIALDV; translated from the coding sequence ATGCCAGAGCTGAAACGCCACAAGCGCGGCGGGATCTATTTCGAGGATTTCGAGGTCGGCGCCGTGATCGAGCACGGGCTGACGCGCACCGTCACGCAGATGGACAACATGCTGTTCTCCAACATGACGCTGAACCCGCAACCCCTTCACATCGATGCCCATTTCTGCGCGACCGAGACGGAATGGGGCCAGCCCCTGATGAACTCGCTGTTCACGCTCGGCCTGATGATCGGCATCTCCGTGAACGACACCACGGTGGGCACCACCATTGGCAATCTCGGCATGACCGACGTCACCTTCCCGGCCCCGCTCTTCGAGGGCGACACCATCAACGTCACAACCGAGATCGTGGCCAAGCGCGAATCGCGCTCGCGGCCGGATGCGGGCATCGTCGAGTTCCACCACCGCGCCTACAAGCAGGACGGCACGCTGGTGGCCCAGTGCCGTCGCCAGGCCTTCATGCGTCGCCATCCCGCCCCCATCGCCTTGGACGTCTGA